Part of the Rissa tridactyla isolate bRisTri1 chromosome 3, bRisTri1.patW.cur.20221130, whole genome shotgun sequence genome, GGATGCGGATTGACTTGACCCTTccccagcctcaaaaccactgaGATGGCCAAAAGCTAATTTCTGTGCCACGTGTCGCTGAGCACAGATCAGCCTTTGTGCACAGTGGggtctgagaaaaaaaacatctggCGGCAAGTTGGGAAGCAGGGAAGGGCGGGAGGCTGATGGACCAGCCCCAGTAGGCTCACCAGAGGCTGAGGCCAACAAGGCGTAGGGACCACGCTGGAGGGAGCAAGCCCATTTGCTGTCAGAGCAATTGCCCAGGGGACAGAGACTTCCTGCCCCGGATTTCTGGGGGAAATCTGGTGTATGTTGATATTGtctggttttgtctctttttcccaAGGCATGTTCTGCAACTCAACCCATGCACCACGGCTGCAGAGTGGGGGCGTGTGGTGGTGTGAGGGACTCATCCTGACCACCTTTGTGCCTGCTTCTGTGGAGCCTGCAGCATTCAAACAGCTCCAGACACAGCCCATCCGCTGAGATGGTGCTACTCCCACCGAGGGAGAGCAGCTGAGCTAGAGATAAAAGATGGCCTTTTGCCATCCATCATTGGGAACACCATGGCCATGTGGTGCTCTGGCTCCGTGCTAAACCTCCTGTCTAGAGTGCATCAAGCCGCCTGCACACACGTGTTCAGGCACATCAGGTCACATACCCAGAGCAGGACACTCGTATGAGCATCCGCACGCTCCTCCCTGCTCAGCTCAAGAGCTGCAGTCTCATTTCTGCTCGATAAACCGTGCCCCAGCCCTGTTGCACCATCTCTCACATTGGAGATATCCATCCTCAGAAGCACACGGGGTGGGTTATGGTCTCCCACCAACTGCACCAAGCAGTACCGCCAGATATCTAAACTAGAGCaaggcaggtttagattagacattaggaagaagttctttacagtgagggtggtgagacactggaaaaggttgcccagagaggtggtggaggccccatccctggagacattcacggccaggcttgatgaggctctgagcaacctgatctagttgaagatgtccctgctcactgcaggggggttggactagatggcctttaaatgtcccttcctacccaacacattctatgattctatgatatgcaaAGCACCAACACTTCCAGAGAGGCTCTACACACATCCTTGCAACCGTTCCTTCTGCAGATGGGGTCACAAACCCATTTTCTTTACCAGGTTACGTGTGGCCAGTTTGCACGACACCCTGTTTGAATGCTCGGTGTCCTGTGATCCAGAGTCCAGCTGGTGAAGGACCCCACTTATCTGCACTGTTTGATGAAGGTGATCCTTGTTCTTCAGTGTAAAACCAAAGGCCGTCGGTTTTACATTTTCCAGCACTACTTGGCACCCAGCCTGCAAATAAAAAGCCATCAAGGTGACTtataaagggaaaagggaagactTGGTGATGCCCCCAGCCGCGTTGTTGCTGTAAAAAGAAACCTTTATAGAGTTTCTATTTCCTCTTCCTCTGTTTGTTGTTGGTTGGAGGCGATTTCTGCTCGTTATTTGCTTTATGTTGTTTTCCCAAGTTGAAACTCAGGTCCCACCTCTACTAATTTCCTGGAATGGACCTGGAGAACTAGTACAAACGAGAGGTCCTGCCAGCATTCCTGGGAGAGTTGTAACACACAAGCTTTCCTAATGCTCCTGCTCCTGATAATCACAGGGAGCTATCCCAGCTTTCCCATTTAATAAGTGCATAAATGAATAAGATGCTAAATTGCCATTTTTCTTGGCAGTTGTAAACAAAACCTTGGCAAACAGTCTCTTTGCAGCCTAGAAGTTGGGAAATACAAACAGACGTTTGATTTTTAAGGATCCCATGATTTTCAAGCCAATTTTGTGTGCTGGGgactgctgaggaggaggataCTCTGGATTTTTTCACGCTTGACTGTGTCCATGCTAAACACAGAGACTGggagctggaaataaaaaaaaaaaataatctttgatacTGCAAACACTTGGACGGCATTTTAACATCACATGCTCGAGCCTACAAACACAAGAAGAGCCAGTTTGGGTCAGCCCCAACgtcctgtctccagcagcaaGCAGTAGCAGACTCCCCAGTGCTCAGTGCAATTTGTTGACAAAaccctgcctttcttttttctttttttaattttttttttttcccctgctaacGTGGTGTGTTCGAGAGCAGGAACATCCAGGTGCAACTATTTGCTGTCATGTTGAAATGCATCTGAGATTGACAAAGTTCCCCGCACTCCAGGAGCGTTACATAACCCCTGGGCACTATAAATTCAGGATTCCCCGCTTCTACACCTCTTCTCGGCCCTTCACTCCTCCTCGTGGTGAACCCCCACTCACGTTCAGCTATGCGGATGCTCCAGCTGCTCTTTGCAGTCAttgtcatcctcctcctccaggacGTTCCCGGTAAGGACAAAATACTCATGGGGGGTTCTGCAGGACTGTGGAGAGAGAAAAGTCGGGTTCCTACCTCGAGGTAGGGAAGAACAAGACAGGACCCTCAAGTCAAACCAAGTGAAGTCAAGGCTGACCTGACTCTTGCTTCCAAAGAAccaatttcttctgaaatggtCTCCATGAATTTCCTGAATGCAGGTGTCTCTGGTTCGTAGACTGTGCGacccctcctctccatcccctcaaAAGCCACCCAGAAAAGCTGAGCCTGAGACAGGAGCCTGAGATCTGCTCCTGACCAGCCTCATCCTCCACAAAACAAGGAGAACCCCATGAAATCAAAAAAGcagcttccaggggaaaaagTTGGTGGGGAAGACTGCtcgtttggggatttttttgtctgtctgttttcttctggGATCCTGTTTAACAGAAAAATCTTCCTTGGCTGGGCTTTTTCACTGGTTTCTTGTATATATATGTTAGGAACAAGGTCACTATGGTGTTAGTAGGGCTATAactttcacagaaaacaaacctgATAACCAAGAAGAGGAGATTTACTTGCTTAGCCTGTTTATGCTCTCTTTTATTTAACTGAAGTCCTAAGGAtaaagggaggggagagaagggcttGCCCACTCCACTGATGGTGGATACCCCTCAGTGTATCCCTCCAGAAATCCTGAACTTGGTGTTCCTACTGCGTGTAAAGAGAAGCAGCACACACCTTTTTTATCAAAACaggaagatttaaaacaaacaaacccaaaaccccaaaacatcaagAAACCATCaatcacaaaaacaaacaaaaaaacaactaaacaaacaaaccagtaGATGAAACACCTGTtccaaaaatacacttttctaaCTTTTGAGGTTGCCCAAGGGATCCACCTCACCTGACTCATCTAATCTAACTTGGCCAACCCAAAGCTGGCCGTCTCACCTAGGCTGGTCGTTAAGAGATTCCCAATGCGTGCTGGATGGAGATGCTCCTCCCAGGCACATCTGACCTTCACCACAAAGCCAACTGAATTTCCCCGTTGCCAAGTACAAGCATTTAATTTCTCAGCCAGTGACACCAGCAGGGCTCCAGGTGGGTTTCCAAGTCCCTTAAGAAGGTCTCACATCCCCTTTTCCCCTGCAGCAAGGGGCCTTTCAGACAGCCAGCAGTGCAGAAGCAACCACGGCCACTGCCGGAGGCTTTGCTTCCACATGGAGCGCTGGGAAGGGACCTGCAGCAGCGGCCGTCTGCGCTGCTGCCGATGAGAGTGGCCACGCTGGGATGGACACCGGAACCCCAGGGAGACCAGCCCAGCAACCCTGCAACTACAGCTGTACATAGGATCTGCTCTTGGACACCTCCATGCCCACACCCTCAACTTGGGTTGTCCATCACCAGTAAACCTGTTGGTTTTATATATCCTTCTGAGTCCAGAGTGCAGCTGTTGTTTCCTCTGAGATCGACCTGCCTAACGCTTAGGTTTTGATGCACTTGTCCACATTCAGAGACACTTGAGATGCACTGGGGTACCCAAAACATCTGCACAAGGCTGTCAGATGTGGCACAAGACCAAGGGGACACCTGTGCCCTTCCAGGGGGGCAGCAAGAGAGGGATCTACTGGGCTTGTTCAAGTGGTTATGAAGCCTCTGCTATAACCCCTGCCTCTATCTCTGTCTCTGTCACAGCCTTTATCAACCTCTACCTCTTGCTCCATCCATCTACAGAAGAGACCAAGGCACGATCCGTCCTCTTCAAGAGGATGGATCCAAGACAGAGGTACGATTTTCCTTCTAGGagggcttcttcctcctccataaCAAGATGAAGGGGATCCTGGGTGGATGGCTCAGTTTATCCACCCCTGAGACAAGGTAAAGGTGGGTGAGATGGAGAAATCCCACTCCCATggcaaggggaagggaaaggggaaagaaagggaaggggaaggcaaggcaaggcaaaggaaaatgttttgggaGGTGAAAGAGAATAAACTCTTGTATTTCACACCATATCCCAACATCACAAGAAGGGCATCACCGCCTCGTTTCCTGTATCTGCTGATCTACTGGGTGGAATTACAAGTGGTAATGGGCCAAGGCCATGTTCTTTTACAGCAACAACTCACCAGGGAGTAAATGTTGTTGACTGTGGTGCCAAGACGGAAGGGGAATTTCCCACCATGCTGTGCTCTTGTGCAGGACCCCAGGAGCAGGTCCTCACCTAGGAAAGGAGGTGAGGTAGTGTAAGCAAGAATACAATGTCttggaggtgtgaggagagagtgAGCATGACAGGATGTGAAAGTGTCCTCAAGAGAAAAGCTGGAAGGTTCACCTCTGAAAAACACCCATCATGGTATTTGAGACATGTAAGCAAGGGAATGGCCAAAACTGCCACCCAAAAGCTTCCTTGGACAGCAAAACCTCCAGCTACACACCTGACTTTAACCTAAACCCACTCCACTATCTACACCAGAGCGACCAGTCTTGTcctggaggaaagagaaggaaaccaGCAAAACTAGTGACTCAAATGTGTCAGTTGGCACCCAGTGGGGATCTGTCCCATCTCTGTCTGGACTCTGAGCAGGG contains:
- the LOC128907143 gene encoding gallinacin-13-like; its protein translation is MRMLQLLFAVIVILLLQDVPARGLSDSQQCRSNHGHCRRLCFHMERWEGTCSSGRLRCCR